One segment of Arvicanthis niloticus isolate mArvNil1 chromosome 5, mArvNil1.pat.X, whole genome shotgun sequence DNA contains the following:
- the Ago3 gene encoding protein argonaute-3 isoform X2 has product MCEVLDIHNIDEQPRPLTDSHRVKFTKEIKGLKVEVTHCGTMRRKYRVCNVTRRPASHQTFPLQLENGQTVERTVAQYFREKYTLQLKYPHLPCLQVGQEQKHTYLPLEVCNIVAGQRCIKKLTDNQTSTMIKATARSAPDRQEEISRLVRSANYETDPFVQEFQFKVRDEMAHVTGRVLPAPMLQYGGRNRTVATPSHGVWDMRGKQFHTGVEIKMWAVACFATQRQCREEILKGFTDQLRKISKDAGMPIQGQPCFCKYAQGADSVEPMFRHLKNTYSGLQLIIVILPGKTPVYAEVKRVGDTLLGMATQCVQVKNVIKTSPQTLSNLCLKINVKLGGINNILVPHQRPSVFQQPVIFLGADVTHPPAGDGKKPSIAAVVGSMDAHPSRYCATVRVQRPRQEIIQDLASMVRELLIQFYKSTRFKPTRIIFYRDGVSEGQFRQVLYYELLAIREACISLEKDYQPGITYIVVQKRHHTRLFCADRTERVGRSGNIPAGTTVDTDITHPYEFDFYLCSHAGIQGTSRPSHYHVLWDDNCFTADELQLLTYQLCHTYVRCTRSVSIPAPAYYAHLVAFRARYHLVDKEHDSAEGSHVSGQSNGRDPQALAKAVQIHQDTLRTMYFA; this is encoded by the exons ATGTGTGAAGTTCTTGACATTCACAACATTGATGAGCAACCCAGACCCCTGACCGATTCTCACCGGGTAAAATTCACTAAGGAGATAAAAG GTCTGAAGGTTGAAGTGACTCATTGTGGGACAATGAGGCGAAAATACCGCGTTTGTAATGTAACGAGAAGGCCTGCCAGCCACCAAAC CTTTCCTTTACAGCTAGAAAATGGCCAAACTGTGGAGAGAACTGTAGCTCAGTATTTCAGAGAAAAGTACACACTTCAGCTGAAGTACCCACACCTTCCCTGTCTGCAAGTGGGGCAGGAGCAGAAGCATACATACCTGCCACTAGAA GTCTGTAATATTGTGGCTGGGCAAAGGTGTATCAAGAAACTAACAGACAATCAGACTTCTACTATGATTAAGGCAACAGCAAGATCTGCACCAGATAGACAAGAGGAAATTAGCAGATTG GTAAGAAGTGCAAATTATGAAACGGATCCGTTCGTCCAGGAGTTTCAGTTTAAAGTGCGGGATGAAATGGCCCATGTGACTGGACGTGTACTTCCAGCACCCATGCTCCAGTATGGAGGACGG AACCGGACAGTAGCAACACCTAGCCACGGAGTTTGGGACATGCGAGGAAAACAGTTCCACACAGGAGTCGAAATCAAAATGTGGGCTGTCGCTTGCTTTGCCACACAGAGGCAGTGCAGAGAAGAAATACTGAA AGGTTTCACAGACCAGCTTCGGAAGATTTCCAAGGATGCGGGGATGCCCATCCAGGGTCAGCCATGTTTCTGCAAATATGCACAGGGGGCAGACAGCGTGGAGCCCATGTTCCGGCATCTCAAGAATACGTACTCTGGACTACAGCTCATTATCGTCATCCTGCCCGGGAAGACACCAGTGTATG CGGAGGTGAAGCGTGTAGGAGATACACTTTTGGGTATGGCCACACAGTGTGTGCAAGTCaagaatgtaataaaaacatCTCCTCAAACTCTTTCAAACTTGTGCCTAAAGATCAATGTTAAACTTGGAGGAATCAATAATATTCTTGTACCTCATCAAAG aCCTTCTGTGTTCCAGCAACCAGTGATCTTCCTGGGCGCAGATGTCACACACCCACCTGCTGGGGATGGAAAGAAGCCCTCCATTGCTGCT GTTGTAGGTAGTATGGATGCCCATCCAAGCAGGTACTGCGCCACAGTAAGAGTTCAGAGACCCCGACAGGAAATCATCCAGGACTTGGCCTCCATGGTCCGGGAACTGCTCATCCAGTTTTATAAGTCAACCCGATTCAAACCTACTCGTATAATTTTTTATCGGGATGGTGTTTCAGAAGGACAGTTTAGACAG GTTCTATATTATGAGCTACTGGCAATTCGAGAAGCCTGTATCAGTTTGGAAAAAGACTATCAACCTGGAATAACCTACATTGTTGTTCAGAAGCGACATCATACGCGATTGTTCTGTGCTGATAGAACAGAAAGG gttggAAGAAGTGGCAACATCCCAGCTGGAACCACGGTGGATACAGACATCACTCACCCGTATGAATTCGACTTTTATCTCTGTAGCCATGCTGGAATACAG GGTACCAGCCGTCCTTCACACTATCATGTGTTATGGGATGACAACTGCTTTACTGCAGATGAACTTCAGCTGCTCACTTACCAGCTCTGTCACACTTACGTACGCTGTACACGATCTGTTTCTATCCCTGCACCAGCATATTACGCTCACCTGGTGGCATTCAGAGCCAGATATCATCTTGTGGACAAGGAACATGACAG TGCTGAAGGAAGCCATGTTTCAGGACAGAGCAATGGACGAGATCCACAAGCTCTCGCCAAGGCTGTACAGATTCACCAAGACACCTTACGCACCATGTACTTTGCCTGA